The Erwinia billingiae Eb661 nucleotide sequence GTTTGAACACCCCATTTTTTACATATACCTAAAGCAGCATTCAAAATGGAACTCTCTACGGCCTTCTCATGAGCTTTAATGCCCATATAAAATCATCAATTTTTCGTAGTGCGAGATTTTTCTTGTAAGAGCCTCCTCGCCTTCTTCGCCATGTAGTCATCAGTAAGCTTTGAAGCCAGTCGTGATAGCCAGCCCAATTGCATCCATCAGAGGGTCAATCTTCCTGACGTATGCGGGGCCAATGAATGGCCTTGGCGGGATGCGGTCTGTGCCAACTTCCTGCCACAATCCGATTTCGCTTTTGGTCCCTACTATTGCCGCCAGCCCCACTACCTGACTTTCAATTGTGTCGCGAAGCTCTCCGGAACGAAGTAATGGCTCATTGGCTGAGTATCCAGCTGATAAACGCCCTGCCATTGTTGAGTCAGCGAGTTGCGCCCAGGCATCGAAAGAGCCAACGGCAGGCTGGTAAATGCCCAGCTCTTCTTTTGCCGTTTCCTCAATGTCCTTGACGATCAGCTTAAACTGACTTTCAAGGCCAATCGCAATTGCAGCGGAAGACTGAGCAATCTCTCTTGCGAACATATCAAGATCCATCACGTGCTCTCCTCCCACTGCCGGGTTGTCCAGTTGTAAACGCCGCCCTCAAACTCTCTGGTTACAACACCCATCGCTATCCGCTCATGAGGGAGTAATTCATTCAAGCCAGGGAAAATCACGCTGAAAGGAACCCCTGACTTCATCAGCCAGCACTGGTTAACGAAGCCGGGGTTCTGGGCTAGTTTTTTGCTGCGGCATCCACTGCGTCAGCTGCGCTTTCTTCTTCGCTCTTAACCCGGAGATATTTGGTGACGGCCTTCAAACCTTCCTTGCCCAAAATCGAAAGCATCGTTTCAACCTGCTTTGCGTTCTGCGGAACCGCATAATCATCGCCATCAATTTCAGCTACCGCGGCAACGGGGAATGCATACAGGTTCATATACATCACGTTCATTGCCATCTCCGCACCGACC carries:
- a CDS encoding phage virion morphogenesis protein; amino-acid sequence: MDLDMFAREIAQSSAAIAIGLESQFKLIVKDIEETAKEELGIYQPAVGSFDAWAQLADSTMAGRLSAGYSANEPLLRSGELRDTIESQVVGLAAIVGTKSEIGLWQEVGTDRIPPRPFIGPAYVRKIDPLMDAIGLAITTGFKAY